A stretch of Deltaproteobacteria bacterium DNA encodes these proteins:
- a CDS encoding histone deacetylase, with translation MKGTRKTGLIFFPAFDWAISPTHPEREERLLYTQDQVFEEGLLDFDNITEFKPGLATIEDINRIHVCVPDAQSVITESHLISAGGAITAADVVMQGKVDNAFALVRPPGHHAMRIVHGARGFCNINIEAIMIEHIRKKYGHRRVAVVDTDCHHGDGTQDIYWHDPDTLYISIHQDGRTLYPGSGFIEEFGGPNALGYTINIPLPPHTSQEGFLYTLDNLILPILDDYKPDLIINSAGQDNHYTDPITNMNFTAQGYAILNEKLSPHIAVLEGGYSIESALPYVNAGIILAMAGIDYSSVMEPDYDPEAIRQSPQITRYIEQEVKEIYQLWKDRGTKKAEITEGAGYLRRRRGIYYDTDNIEEDQIETIRICEDCGGLLTIDSRASTGNRVFAVIIPGQSCPACRKKGEQFFESIDRGTYDHVYFQDRDRDIYQVK, from the coding sequence ATGAAGGGAACACGGAAAACAGGATTGATATTTTTCCCCGCCTTTGACTGGGCCATATCACCCACGCACCCGGAACGGGAAGAGCGACTGCTTTACACGCAGGACCAGGTCTTCGAGGAAGGTCTTCTCGATTTTGATAATATCACGGAGTTCAAGCCGGGCCTCGCCACCATTGAGGACATCAACCGGATCCACGTCTGTGTTCCCGACGCACAAAGCGTCATCACCGAGTCACATCTCATATCGGCCGGCGGCGCCATCACCGCCGCCGATGTGGTCATGCAGGGAAAGGTGGATAATGCTTTCGCCCTGGTCCGCCCACCGGGACACCATGCCATGAGGATCGTCCACGGGGCCCGCGGGTTCTGCAACATCAATATTGAAGCTATCATGATCGAGCACATCCGGAAAAAATACGGCCACCGGCGGGTCGCCGTCGTCGATACCGACTGCCACCACGGTGACGGCACGCAGGATATCTACTGGCACGATCCGGACACGCTCTATATTTCAATTCACCAGGACGGGCGTACGCTCTATCCCGGATCGGGATTCATCGAAGAGTTCGGCGGTCCCAACGCACTCGGTTATACGATCAACATCCCCCTGCCGCCCCATACGTCGCAGGAGGGATTTCTCTATACCCTCGATAATCTGATCCTTCCGATCCTCGACGATTACAAGCCCGATCTCATCATCAACTCGGCAGGCCAGGACAACCACTACACGGATCCGATCACAAACATGAACTTCACCGCCCAGGGATACGCGATCCTGAACGAGAAGCTGTCCCCCCATATCGCGGTGCTCGAAGGGGGATACTCGATCGAAAGCGCCCTTCCCTACGTGAACGCCGGGATCATCCTCGCAATGGCGGGTATCGACTACAGCTCCGTGATGGAGCCCGATTACGACCCGGAAGCCATCCGGCAGTCACCGCAGATAACACGCTATATCGAGCAGGAAGTGAAAGAGATATATCAGCTCTGGAAGGACCGTGGAACAAAGAAGGCGGAGATCACCGAAGGGGCCGGCTACCTGCGTCGCCGGCGCGGCATCTATTACGATACCGACAACATCGAAGAAGACCAGATCGAAACCATCCGTATCTGCGAAGACTGCGGCGGTCTGTTGACGATAGACTCCCGGGCAAGCACGGGCAACCGCGTGTTCGCCGTCATCATACCCGGACAGAGCTGTCCCGCCTGCAGGAAAAAGGGAGAACAGTTCTTTGAGTCTATCGACCGGGGGACATACGACCATGTCTACTTCCAGGACAGGGACCGTGACATCTACCAGGTGAAATGA
- a CDS encoding hydantoinase/oxoprolinase family protein, which yields MILGIDVGGTHTDAVLLDGLIVRKKAKVPTNHEQLLDSLLAVTEEIFSDLGPDVLERVVLSTTMSTNAIVQGTVSPVGMIVAAGPGISPDFLRINDHTHIVSGYANHRGIIVSPVRDEEIDRVVSLIKDAGIDHLGIVGKFSTRNPGIETNIADRTADRFRHVSLGHRMSGNLNFPRRIATTYLNAAVWDIYNSFVNNINRFVSRFDGGYPIYILKADGGTFEIAQSVKCPVQTILSGPAASIMGILSLTECGEDAIALDIGGTTTDIAIFAGGVPLLEPLGVTIEGHKTLIRGLRTRSIGIGGDSRVRCEDGTIIIGPERAGPAAAFGGPAATPTDAMIVLNLAEIGDREKAVAAIDGISHKTGLSMVETAQAIYDSACEKITAAVQAMIREINNEPVYTVHELLEGKTIEPTALYVVGGPAEAMAPRLGELLRCRSEIPEHAEVANAIGAALARTTTELTILADTEQGVLTIVEEGIQIRIDSGFDREKAREVCREHLEKRAISMGARKDEIEIEITEDQSFNMVRGYFTAGKNIRIKGQVKPGLIAGLRKGTEA from the coding sequence ATGATTCTCGGCATCGACGTCGGCGGCACACACACGGACGCTGTTCTTCTCGATGGTCTCATCGTCAGGAAGAAAGCGAAGGTCCCCACGAATCATGAGCAACTTCTCGATTCACTTCTGGCGGTCACGGAGGAAATATTCAGTGACCTTGGACCGGACGTCCTCGAGAGGGTCGTGCTCAGTACGACCATGTCAACCAATGCCATCGTCCAGGGAACGGTCAGCCCCGTCGGCATGATCGTGGCGGCCGGACCCGGCATTTCTCCTGATTTTCTCAGGATAAATGATCATACGCACATCGTGTCCGGATATGCCAATCATCGGGGTATCATCGTGTCGCCCGTGCGGGACGAAGAGATTGACCGCGTTGTGTCCCTCATCAAGGACGCCGGCATAGACCATCTCGGGATCGTCGGTAAATTCTCCACGCGCAATCCCGGTATAGAGACGAATATCGCCGACCGGACAGCGGATCGGTTCCGGCATGTATCCCTCGGCCACCGCATGTCGGGAAACCTGAACTTTCCGCGACGGATCGCCACGACCTATCTGAACGCGGCCGTATGGGACATTTACAATTCTTTCGTCAACAACATCAACCGCTTCGTTTCCAGATTCGACGGCGGTTATCCCATTTATATCCTGAAGGCCGACGGGGGCACCTTCGAGATCGCACAATCCGTCAAATGCCCCGTGCAGACCATCCTTTCCGGACCGGCCGCCAGTATCATGGGTATTCTGAGCCTCACGGAATGCGGGGAGGACGCCATCGCCCTCGATATCGGGGGAACCACGACGGACATCGCCATTTTCGCCGGGGGGGTCCCGCTTCTGGAACCGCTTGGGGTGACCATCGAGGGACACAAGACCCTGATCAGGGGGCTTCGGACCAGGTCGATCGGTATCGGCGGGGACAGCAGGGTCCGCTGCGAGGATGGAACGATCATCATCGGCCCGGAGCGGGCCGGCCCGGCAGCCGCCTTCGGCGGTCCGGCGGCAACACCGACGGATGCCATGATCGTCCTCAATCTCGCCGAAATAGGGGACCGGGAGAAGGCCGTCGCCGCGATAGACGGAATATCACATAAGACCGGACTTTCCATGGTCGAAACGGCACAGGCGATATACGACAGTGCCTGCGAAAAAATCACCGCCGCGGTACAGGCGATGATCCGGGAGATCAACAACGAGCCCGTCTACACCGTACATGAACTGCTCGAGGGGAAAACGATCGAACCGACCGCCCTCTATGTCGTGGGCGGTCCGGCGGAGGCAATGGCGCCCCGTCTCGGAGAACTGCTCAGGTGCAGGTCCGAAATTCCGGAACACGCCGAGGTGGCCAACGCCATCGGCGCCGCCCTGGCGCGAACAACAACCGAATTGACCATCCTGGCTGATACGGAACAGGGAGTTCTCACCATCGTGGAAGAAGGTATCCAGATCCGCATTGATTCCGGCTTTGACCGGGAGAAGGCCCGTGAGGTCTGCAGAGAGCACCTCGAAAAACGCGCGATCTCCATGGGGGCCCGGAAGGACGAGATCGAGATCGAGATCACGGAAGATCAGTCGTTCAACATGGTACGCGGCTATTTCACCGCCGGCAAGAACATCCGCATAAAGGGACAGGTCAAGCCGGGCCTGATAGCCGGTCTCAGGAAAGGGACAGAAGCATGA
- a CDS encoding HNH nuclease family protein, translating to MAKITFSKRGGQIRTVVKKDRAAATGASPEEVVRRIKEESKRPHEEEYRRRSLEIHGLVCARCGREFDHTNRHLLTVHHRDGNHDNNPPDGSNWENLCVYCHDDAHSREVLGDYLGGNSSDRESVVVYSKGEGSTPSGLGSLGDRIRDAMKKKK from the coding sequence ATGGCGAAGATCACCTTCAGCAAGAGGGGCGGGCAGATACGGACCGTGGTAAAGAAAGACCGGGCAGCCGCGACTGGTGCTTCGCCGGAGGAGGTGGTGCGCCGGATAAAGGAAGAGTCGAAAAGACCCCATGAAGAGGAATACCGCCGGCGTTCCCTGGAAATTCACGGACTCGTCTGTGCCCGGTGCGGCAGGGAGTTCGATCATACCAACCGGCATCTCCTGACGGTCCATCACCGGGACGGCAACCACGACAACAACCCCCCCGACGGGAGCAACTGGGAAAATCTCTGCGTGTACTGTCATGATGACGCCCACAGCAGGGAGGTCCTGGGAGACTATCTCGGCGGGAATAGCAGTGACCGGGAATCCGTCGTGGTCTACTCGAAAGGGGAAGGTTCGACCCCCTCCGGCCTGGGGAGCCTCGGTGACAGGATCAGGGATGCAATGAAAAAGAAAAAGTAG
- a CDS encoding CoA transferase subunit A, which yields MDIVDQGVGRLFTDPDADKAREFFRQKSRKQEKKLMTVKEAVEKFVHDGDYLAIGGFGANRIPTAVCHEIVRQGRKNMAFAGHTSTHDFQILSAGKVFNKLDIAYIIGLEARGLSPNARKYMESGEVEVTEWTNYCMSARIKAAAMGVSFVPIRNIMGTDTFKYSGAKKIVCPYTGQYYVLMPALYPDVSAIHVHEADIYGNCRIRGITISDLDLARATKRLIITAERIIPPDEIRKDPTQTVIPFYLVDAVCEVPYGSYPGNMPYEYFSDEEHLREWMKVEREPETFQEFLDKNIYSCRDHFEYIRQNGGMEKMWQLRHKELMILNNH from the coding sequence GTGGATATCGTAGATCAAGGGGTAGGAAGGCTCTTTACGGACCCTGATGCCGATAAGGCGCGGGAGTTCTTCAGGCAGAAATCGAGAAAGCAGGAAAAGAAGTTGATGACCGTCAAGGAGGCGGTTGAAAAATTCGTTCATGACGGAGATTACCTTGCGATCGGAGGATTCGGCGCGAACAGGATCCCCACAGCGGTTTGTCATGAAATTGTCAGGCAGGGCAGAAAGAACATGGCCTTTGCCGGGCATACGTCGACCCATGATTTTCAGATACTCTCGGCGGGCAAGGTCTTCAACAAGCTCGACATCGCTTACATAATCGGTCTCGAGGCACGCGGGCTGTCGCCCAATGCCAGAAAGTACATGGAAAGCGGTGAGGTCGAGGTCACCGAGTGGACGAACTACTGCATGTCGGCGCGGATCAAGGCGGCGGCGATGGGCGTATCGTTTGTTCCGATCAGAAACATCATGGGAACGGATACGTTCAAGTACAGCGGTGCGAAGAAGATAGTATGTCCCTATACCGGGCAGTATTACGTGCTCATGCCGGCTCTCTATCCCGATGTTTCGGCAATTCATGTCCATGAGGCGGATATTTACGGGAACTGCCGGATCAGGGGTATCACCATATCGGACCTTGATCTCGCGCGGGCGACGAAGCGGCTTATCATTACCGCCGAACGGATAATCCCACCCGATGAGATCAGAAAGGATCCGACGCAGACGGTCATTCCCTTCTATCTGGTCGATGCCGTCTGTGAGGTGCCCTACGGCAGCTACCCCGGCAACATGCCCTATGAGTATTTTTCGGATGAGGAACATCTGCGGGAATGGATGAAGGTGGAACGGGAACCGGAGACATTTCAGGAATTCCTCGACAAGAACATCTATTCGTGCCGGGATCATTTCGAGTACATCCGGCAAAACGGCGGCATGGAAAAGATGTGGCAACTGAGACACAAAGAATTAATGATCCTCAATAATCACTAA
- a CDS encoding 3-oxoacid CoA-transferase, protein MADYNTMELMICVAARELEDGASVGVGTGAPCAAAMLAQKTRSPNLLIMFEAGGVAPILPEMPISVGDSRTFWRAVMASGMCEIMETCCRGMVDYTFLGGAQIDMYGNLNSTRIGGEHQKPKIRLPGSGGANDFASLCWRMMVITPQDNRRFVEKTDYITTPGWLEGGDSRSKSGLPLGAGPYKIITNMAVLDFEPESKRMRIISVNPGYSEKDVQDNCGFELLRASKIVETHPPTDKELKVLREEVDPYRYIIGR, encoded by the coding sequence ATGGCCGATTACAATACAATGGAACTGATGATATGCGTTGCAGCGAGGGAACTGGAGGACGGTGCGTCCGTCGGGGTCGGCACCGGCGCTCCCTGCGCGGCGGCGATGCTTGCTCAGAAAACCCGTTCACCGAACCTGCTGATCATGTTCGAGGCAGGCGGGGTGGCTCCCATACTTCCCGAGATGCCCATATCCGTGGGCGATTCCCGGACATTCTGGCGGGCGGTAATGGCAAGCGGCATGTGCGAGATCATGGAGACATGCTGCCGGGGGATGGTGGATTACACCTTTCTGGGCGGAGCCCAGATCGACATGTATGGAAATCTGAATTCGACGCGCATCGGCGGCGAGCACCAGAAACCGAAGATCAGACTGCCGGGAAGCGGTGGTGCCAACGACTTCGCCTCGCTCTGCTGGAGAATGATGGTCATCACCCCTCAGGACAACAGGCGGTTCGTCGAAAAAACGGATTATATCACTACGCCGGGCTGGCTCGAAGGAGGAGATTCCCGCTCGAAATCGGGTCTCCCACTGGGGGCCGGTCCCTACAAGATCATCACAAATATGGCGGTGCTCGATTTTGAACCGGAATCCAAGAGGATGCGGATCATTTCCGTGAACCCGGGGTATTCGGAAAAGGACGTTCAGGACAATTGCGGGTTTGAACTGCTGCGGGCCTCAAAGATCGTGGAAACCCACCCGCCCACGGATAAGGAACTGAAGGTCCTCAGAGAGGAAGTGGATCCCTACCGGTATATTATCGGCCGGTGA